From the Salmo trutta chromosome 30, fSalTru1.1, whole genome shotgun sequence genome, one window contains:
- the LOC115168646 gene encoding zinc finger protein PLAGL2-like, giving the protein MAAAAADAPRHITALTQEDEEGRAAAKLYGGTTLPRTERERERERGERASGNECLVCGTLFGSQDKLRLHAFCHTGEKPFHCSQPHCPKAFSSKYKLFRHMATHSPQKTHQCSFCEKMFHRKDHLKNHLQTHDPNKEAFKCEECGKHYNTKLGYKRHVAMHSATAGDLTCKVCLQSYETTPALLEHLKSHSGKSSGGAKEKKHPCDHCDRRFYTRKDVRRHMVVHTGRKDFLCQYCAQRFGRKDHLTRHVKKSHSQELLKIKTEPPDMLGLLGSGSSPCTVKEELNPMMCSMGSDKDPMLVKPFPSGTSFPMGMYNSHHLQTMSNPGVGHHHSLMPGSLSAAMGMGCHMEPPIHHPHHPHHHHHHHYHHHHIQHSPPLPHLQQPQHQQQQQAQPPPKYQLGSTSYLLDKPLKVEMESFLMDLQSGLPGHHSGDHHHAASSPPKEGLEHPSGLTDELCGDPLLSKSPAVIAEALCAANMDFSHLLGFLPLNLPPNLPPYNAPMSTAGLVMSYTSSTPASSSSSSSSSSSLHAAEPHAAATAAAAPLTSLQPQPQEQHGSSGGLGLGPLHPLPPVFSSSLSTTTLPRFHQAFQ; this is encoded by the exons ATGGCAGCTGCTGCCGCCGATGCCCCACGCCATATTACCGCACTGACGCAGGAGGACGAGGAAGGAAGAGCCGCTGCCAAGCTGTACGGAGGCACTACCCTGCcacgaacagagagagagagggaacgagagaggggagagcgagccAGCGGGAACGAGTGTTTGGTGTGTGGGACTTTGTTTGGTTCCCAGGATAAACTTCGGCTTCACGCTTTCTGTCACACGGGAGAGAAACCCTTCCACTGCTCTCAGCCACACTGCCCTAAGGCCTTCAGCTCCAAATATAAACTGTTCAG GCATATGGCCACACACTCGCCACAGAAAACTCATCAGTGCTCGTTCTGCGAGAAAATGTTTCACCGCAAAGATCACCTGAAGAACCACCTGCAGACCCATGACCCCAACAAAGAGGCCTTCAAGTGTGAGGAATGTGGCAAGCACTACAACACCAAGCTGGGCTACAAGCGTCATGTGGCCATGCATTCAGCCACGGCTGGAGACCTCACCTGTAAGGTGTGCCTGCAGAGCTACGAGACTACCCCTGCCCTGCTGGAGCATCTCAAGAGCCACTCGGGCAAGTCCTCCGGAGGTGCCAAGGAGAAGAAGCACCCGTGTGACCACTGTGACCGCCGCTTCTACACACGGAAGGACGTGCGTCGCCACATGGTGGTCCACACCGGCAGAAAGGACTTCCTGTGTCAGTACTGCGCCCAGCGCTTCGGCAGGAAGGACCACCTGACGCGGCATGTGAAGAAGAGCCACTCTCAGGAGCTGCTGAAGATAAAGACGGAGCCTCCGGACATGCTAGGCCTGCTGGGCTCTGGCTCCTCCCCCTGCACTGTCAAAGAGGAGCTCAACCCCATGATGTGCAGCATGGGTTCTGACAAAGACCCCATGCTGGTCAAGCCGTTCCCCAGCGGCACCTCCTTCCCCATGGGCATGTACAACTCCCACCACCTCCAGACCATGTCCAACCCTGGGGTGGGCCACCACCACTCTCTGATGCCCGGCTCCCTGTCCGCTGCCATGGGGATGGGCTGTCACATGGAGCCCCCCATCCACCACCCCCATCAcccgcaccaccaccaccaccaccactaccatcaccaccacatcCAACACTCCCCCCCGCTGCCCCACCTGCAGCAGCCCCAACACCAGCAGCAACAGCAAGCCCAGCCGCCGCCCAAGTACCAGCTGGGATCTACCTCATACCTGCTGGACAAGCCCCTCAAAGTGGAGATGGAGAGCTTTCTCATGGATCTGCAGAGTGGGCTGCCGGGCCACCACTCAGGCGATCATCATCATGCTGCTTCCTCGCCCCCCAAGGAGGGACTAGAGCACCCCTCAGGCCTGACAGACGAGCTGTGTGGTGACCCCCTCCTGTCCAAGAGCCCTGCGGTCATCGCTGAGGCTCTGTGCGCTGCTAACATGGACTTCTCTCACCTGCTGGGCTTCCTGCCCCTCAACCTGCCCCCCAACCTGCCCCCTTACAACGCCCCCATGAGCACAGCAGGGCTAGTCATGAGCTACACCTCGTCtacccctgcctcctcctcttcctcctcttcgtcATCCTCATCCTTGCATGCTGCCGAGCCCCACGCCGCTGCCACAGCTGCAGCCGCACCTCTTACCTCTTTGCAACCTCAACCTCAGGAGCAGCATGGCTCCAGTGGGGGCCTGGGTCTAGGGCCCCTGCACCCTCTCCCGCCAGTGTTTAGCTCCAGCCTCAGCACGACCACCCTGCCTCGCTTTCACCAGGCCTTCCAATGA